The following is a genomic window from Candidatus Brocadiaceae bacterium.
AGACGCGAGGTGATGTGCTTCCGGCGGTCCACCGGGGACCTGCTGTGGCGCACTCCCATCCCGTCCCGAGCGGCTTCGGATGCGGGGCGGGTGGAGGTCTTCGAGGACACCGGGTATGCGGCGCCCACCCCGGCGACGGACGGGGAGCGCGTCTACGCTTTCTTCGCGACGGCGGACCTGGCCGCGCTCGACTTCAGCGGCCGGATCGTGTGGGTCCGGAACCTGGGCGATCCGGACAACGTCTACGGGATCAGCACATCGCCGATCGTGCACGATGGCAAGCTGATCCTCCAGTTCGACCGCGGCTACGGCGAGCACGGCGGGGCCCCGTCGCATCTGCTCGCCCTGGATCCGAGCACCGGCGACCCGGTCTGGCGCACCGCACGGCCGGTGGGCGCCTCGTGGAGTACCCCGCTGGCGATCCGGACCGACCGGGGGCCTCAGATCGTCACCTGCGCGACGCCGTGGGTCATCGCCTACGATCCGGCCTCGGGCGAGGAGCTCTGGCGGGCGGACGTTCTGGCGGAGGACGTGGCGCCGAGCCCGTTCTTCGACGGCACGGCGGTCTACGTCACCGGCGACTACGCCGCAGTGGCCGCGATCAGCCCGAACGGGCGCGGCGACGTGACCGAGAGCCACGTGCTCTGGAGGAACGAGTCCGTGCCCCTGTCCGATACCCCCAGCCCGGTGTGCGACGGCGAGCTGCTCTTCCAGGTGACCAGCTACGGCGCCATGGTCTGCCTGGAGGCCGCCACCGGCGAGGCCGTCTGGGAGCGTGATATCGAGAGGGCAACCGTCTGGGCGTCGCCCGTCCTGGCGGGCCGCCGGGTGTACGTCACGCAGATGAACGGCACGACGCGCATCTGCGAGCTGGCCCGGGAGTACGGCGAGCAGGAAGCCGGTTCTGTCCACGAGAAGGTCTTCGCCACCCCCGCGTTCGCCGACTCGCGCATCTACATCCGGGGCGACAAGAGCCTCTTCTGCATCGGCACGAAGCCCTGAGGACGCAGCCGCATGTCACGAAGCGACGATCACCCGGACCTTGCCGCACTCGAGCCGGCCGCTCAGGGCCAGGAGGCGATCGACCTGCGGATCGTCGACGAGATCGTGCGGCGTCATGGAGGGGAGCCGGGGGCGGCCATACCGATCCTCCAGGACATCCAGTCGCGGTACCGGTACCTGCCGGAGGCGGCCCTGAGACGCGTCTGCGCACTGACCGAGATCAGCCCCGTGCAGATCCAGGGCATCTCGACCTTCTACGCGCAGTTCCGGCACATGCCGATGGGCAGGCACCTGATCAGCGTCTGCCACGGTACCGCCTGCCACGTGGCCGGTGCGCAGCGGATATCCGACGCGCTGGCCCGGCACCTGGGCCTGTCCGACGGGGCGGACACCGACGCGCGGCGGCTCTTCACGCTGCAGAAGGTCGCCTGCCTGGGCTGCTGCTCGCTGGCGCCGGTCATGAGCGTCGACGGCGAGATCTACGGCCATCTGACGGCCGGGACCGTCGCGGCGGCTCTGGACGGGTTCCTGCGCTCGCGCGCAGATGCCGGACGCCGGAGGCGGAGGCCGGCCCTTGCGGCGGCCGACCGGCCGGCGCCCGAGTTCCGCGTCAGCCTCGTGTCCTGTTGTGTGGCCAACGGCACGCTGGCGGTCAGGGAGGCCCTGGAGCGCGAGCTGGCGCACCTGGGGCGTCCCGTGCGGCTGCGGTGCTCGGGTTGTGTGGGGCTCTGCGACATCGTGCCGCTGGTGGACTACATCGCGCCGGACGGCATTCTGACGCGCTACACGAACGTCGATCCGGCCTCGGTGCGGGGCATCGTGCGCCGGCACGTCGCCCCGCGGGGGCTCCTGCGGCGCGTGGAGAGCGGCTACCGGCACGTCGTCCGTGCCCTGTGGGACGGTTCGGCCTGGGACCGCCCGGAGGACCATCGCGAGGCACTCCGCGCCGACGAGATCGTCGCGTTCACGGCCAAGCAGACGCAGATCGTGATGGAGGGGACCGACCGGCTGGACCCGCTGGACATCGACGAGTACATCGCCCGGGGGGGGTTCCGGGCCCTGGAGCATTGCCTGGCGCACCGGACGCGCGGGGAGGTGATCGACGGGATCGACCGGGCCGGCCTGCGCGGGCGGGGGGGCGGCGGCTTCCCCACGGGCCGGAAGTGGCGGACCGTGGCCGAGCAGCCGGGGCCCGTCCGCTACGTGGTGATGAACGGCGACGAGGGCGACCCCGGCGCCTTTATGGACCGCACGCTCCTGGAGGCCGTGCCCTACCGCGTGCTGGAGGGCATCGCGATCGCGGCCTATGCGGTCGGGGCCGAGGAGGGCTACCTCTACGTCCGCAACGAGTATCCGCGGGCCACCGAGAGCATCCGGCTGGCCATTGAGAACGCCTGCGAGCGCGGTTACCTCGGCGACCGGATGCCGGGGGGGCAGTTTCGGCTGCGCCTGCACGTGCGCGAAGGGGCCGGCGCGTTCGTCTGCGGCGAGGAGACGGGCCTTCTGGCATCCCTGGAGGGGCGGCGGGGCACTCCGCGCTGCCGCCCGCCGTACCCGTCCGAACAGGGCCTCTGGGGGCGGCCGACGTGCATCAACAACGTGGAGACGTACGCGAACGTGCCCTGGATCATGCTCCACGGCCCGGAGGAGTTCCGCAGGATCGGCACCGAACGGAGCCGGGGCACCAAGGTTTTCGCCCTGGCCGGGGCGGTCCGGCGCGGGGGGCTGATCGAGGTGCCGATGGGCATCACGATCGACGAGATCGTCCGGGAGATCGGCGGGGGAGTGCCGGAGGGCCACGAGTTCAAGGCCGTGCAGGTGGGCGGGCCGTCCGGAGGATGTCTGCCGGCCGCCATGGGCGATACGCCCGTGGACTACGAAGAGCTTACGGACAAGGGCGCGATGATGGGCTCGGGCGGCATCGTTGTGCTGGACGAGACGGCCTGCATGGTGGACGTTGCCCGGTTCTTCCTTCGGTTCACGCAGAGCGAGTCCTGCGGCAAGTGCACGTTCTGCCGTGTGGGCACGCGCCGGATGCTGGAGATACTGGACCGGCTCTGCGAGGGCCGGGGGGCAGCCTCCGACCTGGACGAGCTGGAGGCCCTGGGTCGGCAGGTGGCGGCCGCGAGCCTGTGCGGCCTCGGGCAGACCGCGCCGAATCCGGTCCTGACCACCCTCCGGTACTTCCGCTCCGAGTACGAGGCGCACGTCGAAGGCCGCTGCCCTGCGCACAAGTGTCCGGACCTGATCCGCTTCGAGATCGGCGACCGGTGCATCGGATGCACCCTCTGCGCGCAGAACTGCCCGGCGGAGGCCATCCCCATCCGACCCTACGAGCGGCATGAGATCGACCAGGAGAAATGCGTGCGCTGCGGCAGCTGCCGGCGCATCTGTCCTGCCGACGCCGTCGGCGTGGAATGAACCGATGAGCATAGAACTGACCATCAACGGCCGCCGGGTGGCCGTCGCGCCGGGCGCCACGATCCTCGAGGCCGCCCGCCGCCTTGGCGTAGACATACCGACCATCTGCCATCGGGACGGGCTGCCGCCGTGGACGTCCTGTTCCCTGTGCGTGGTGCGGGTGCAGGGCCGTCGGAAGCTCCTGCCTGCTTGCTCGGCACGGGCGGAGGCGGGGATGGCGGTCACGACCGACTCGCCCGAGATCCGCGCCGCCCGCCGCACGGCGCTGGAGCTGCTGCTGTCCGACCACCGGGGCGACTGCGTGGCGCCGTGCGCCCTGGCCTGCCCGGCGGGGCTGGACATCCCGGGGTTTATCGCAGAAGTGCGGGCCGGCCGCACGCGCGAGGCGGCCGCGCTGATCAGGAAGCGCATCCCGCTGCCCGGTGTGCTCGGCCGCGTCTGCGCGCGCTACTGCGAGCGCGTCTGTCGCCGGGGCGAGAGCGATGAGGCGATCGCCGTCTGCGCACTGAAGCGCTACGCGGCCGACGCCGACCGGCAGGCCGCCGAGCCCTTCCGTCCGCAGTGCGCGTCGCCGTCGGGAAGGAGCGTCGGCATCATCGGCGCGGGCCCGGCCGGGCTCTCGGCCGCCTACTACCTGCTGGAGGCGGGGCACGCCTGCACCGTTTACGAGGCCGACGCCGCCGCCGGCGGCATGCTGCGGCGCATCCCGTCGTTCCGCCTGCCGAGGGCGGTGGTCAATGCCGAGGTGGACGTGATCCTGCGGATGGGGTGCGACCTGCGCCTGCGAACGGCCGTCGGACGCGACGTGCCGATGGACGTGCTCCGCCGCGAGCACGACGCCGTCTTCGTGGCGGCGGGTGCCTCGGACCGTCCCGCTCCGGGGATTCCGGGGGCGAACCTGTGCGTGCCGGCGGACGCGGACCTGCTGCGGACGCTCGGCCTGGACGCGTCCGCCCGGGGCGCCGCAGTCGATCGGCAGACGATGGCCACGTCGGCCGAGGGCGTCTTTGCCGGCGGCGACGTGGTGAGCGGGCCGGGCTCGGTGGTGCGTGCGGTTGCGGCCGGCCGCCGGGCGGCCGTCTCGATCGGTCAGTACCTCAGCGGGGCGGAGGTGACGGGCGAGCCTGCGGCGTTCCACGTGCGCATGGGCGGGCTCTCGGAGGCCGACCGGGCGCAGATCCTCGGGTCGGTCGTTCCCCGGGCGCGCGTGCCGGAGCGCCGTGAGCCGGCCGGGCCGTCGGCGCAGGGCCTGTCCGAGGTCGTGCAGGGCCTCAGCGACGCCGAGGCCCGGCAGGAGGCCGCGCGCTGCCTGCAGTGCGACTGCCTGGCTCGGGACGACTGCAGGCTGCGGCGCTACGCGCAGGAGTACGGCGCCGACGCCGGGCGTTTCCGCACGCTGCCGCGGCCGGTCGTGCGCGAGGAGTCCGCCGGCGGGGTCGTCTTCGAGCCGGCCAAGTGCATACTGTGCGGGCTGTGCGTGCGGATCGCCGAGGCGCACGGCGAGCCGCTCGGCATCGGCTTCCGCCGGCGGGGCCACGACACGCACGTGGACGTGCCGTTCGGGGCCACGCTTTCGGACGGGCTCGCGGCGACGATCCGAGCATGCGCGGATGCCTGTCCGACGGGCGCGATCAAGATCCGTGCGTGCACGCCGGAACAGGGCCCTGCCTGACGGCAGACTGCGGTATAATGCCCGCCGGAGTCTGTGATCACCCGGGAGGTGCGGCATGGCGAAGCGAGTCCTCCTCGTCGACGACGACGCGGACCTGCTGGCCGCCTTGCGGGTGGTGCTCGAGGCGGAGGGATACGAGGTCGCGACCGCGACGAACGGGGCCGAAGGCTGGCAGGCCGCCCGCGAGTCGCCGCCGGACCTGGCCGTCGTCGACGCGATGATCGACACGTTCAGCGAGGGCGTTCACCTGGCCTGCCGCCTCCGTTCGGACGCCGACCTGAAGGCCATGCCCATCATCATGGTCACGGCCGTCAACGACGAACTCCCGTACCGGCTCGACGGACGGGGGGGCCCGGGCGGCCCGTGTGCCGACCGCTTCATGGAGAGGCCGGTCGATCCGTCCGAGCTGCTCTCGGCGATGGCGGAGCTGCTCCGGTCCTGAGGCAACCCGGGCCGGACGCGCCCCGGGCACCCTGCGCGCGGCTTTCGCCGCGCTTGCGGCACGGCTACAATGGAGTGTTCGCTCTGCGGACGGTGCGTCGTCCGGGCCTCTCGCAAGGACAGCACGACCATGGATGAACGCCTGAAGACACTGGCCGACCTGCCGGCGCTCGGGGCCGAAGCGTTCGGCGACCAGCCGGCCTACCGGCCGTCGGGGCGCCTGGCGCCGCCCGTCACCTATCGGCAGGTCTACGACTCCGCGCGGGGCATCGCCGCATTCCTGCGGGAACACGGCGTCCGGCCCGGCGACAGCGTCGGCATCTACGCCCCGAACATGCACGAGTGGGCCGTGGCGTTCTGGGGCATCGTCCTGGCCGGCGGCGTCGTCGTGCCGGTCGACTACCACAACGGCCCGGCCGAGATCGCCCATGTCTTCGCCGAGACGGGCGCCCGGTGGGCCTTCACCACGCGCCGTCTGGTCGCGAACCTGGCCCGCCTCGGCCTCGAGGGCACGATCATCCTGGATGCGGGCGAGGCGGACGGCGGCCTGCGGTTCCGCGACGTGCAGGCGCACCGCCCCGGCGATGAACCGGTGTGCGCGCCCGAGCCGACCGAGCCGGCCGTCATCATCTCCACGTCCGGAACGGGCAACCGGTCCGTGGGCGTCGTGCTGACGCACAGGAGCATCCTGGCCGGTCTGCCCTGTGTGCTCAGCGGCCTGGCGATCACCGGCGCCGACCGCTTCCTGTCCGTCATCCACCTGAGCCACACGTTCGAGATCACCTGCGGGCTGGTTCTGCCGTTCATGACCGGTGCATCGGTGGCGTACGCGCGGGACATCAAGTACACGACCGTCTTCCGGTGCATGGAGGAGGTGCGCCCGACCGTCGTCCTGGGTGTGCCGAGCATGTTCAGGATGCTCCTGGAGAACGCCGTTCAGCGCGTCACGGGCGAGCGGGCGCTGTCGCTGGCCGAGCTGGAGAGCGACAGGGCCGTGCGGGCGGCCCATGCCGAACAGGTACGGCAGTGCTTCGGCGGGAGCGTGCGGCATCTGGTGAGCGGCGGAGCGCCGCTGGCGGCATCCGTTTCCCTGGCGTACCGGGACGTCGGCATCGGGCTGCTGCAGGTGTACGGCCTGACGGAGACGTCGGGCGTGTGCGCGTTCACGCCTCCCGCCGGTTGCGCGCCCGGCTCGGTCGGACGGGCGCTGGAGTGCGCGCGCCTCCGCATCGAGTCTCCGGACGCCCGCGGGATCGGCGAGATCTGCGTCGCCGGCGATCAACTGATGGCCGGCTACCACAACGACCCGGCCGCCACCGGCGCGGCCGTTCGGGACGGGTGGCTGCACACGGGCGACCTGGGGCGTCTGGACGAGGACGGCTTCCTCTTCATCACCGGGCGGTCCAAGGATGTCATCATCACCGGGGCCGGCGTCAACGTGTCGCCGGAGGAACTGGAGGAACGGATCATCCGGAGCCCGTACATCTCCGAGGTCTGCGTTGTGGGCAGGGAGAAGCCGGACCGCACCGAGACGGTCTTTGCGGTCGTGGTGCCGGACCTGGAGCGGGTCGAGGCGCACGCGCGGGAGGAGCGGGAGGCGGGCAGGGGAGCCCCGGCCCTTCAGGAACTGATCCGGCGCGAGATCGGCCGATGTACCGCGGGGCTGGCCCGCTTCAAACGTGTGCAGGACATGCAGATCCGCACCCACCCCCTGCCGCGGGGCGCCGACGGCCGCTTCGTGCGCGAGGCCGTCAAGCGGGAGTCCTTCTCCATCCTCGGCCGGATGGGCGTCGTCGCGCAGCCGGCGCCGGACGCACCGCCCCTCGTGCTGACGAACGCCACGGCGATCACGCCGTTCCGCGTTGCGCACAAGTCGTGCATCGTCATCGAAGGGGAGAAGATCACGCAGTTCGGCGACTTCGACAGCGTCTACCTGCCGCCGAACGCAGAGGTTGTGGATCTGCAGGGCCAGTACGTCGTCCCCGGCTTTGTGGACCTGCACGTGCACGGCGGCGGCGGCCACGCGTTCAACACTGCCGACGAGGCCGGCGTGGAGGCGATCCTGGACTACTTCATCTCCCACGGCACCACCCGCCTTCTGGCCACGATCCAGGCCGACGAGAGGCACCGATTCCTGGGGGCGATCGAGCAGGTCGCGGACTTCTGCCGGCGGGGCGTGCGGCACGGCGTGCTGCACGGGATTCACGTGGAGGGGCCGTTCGTCAACAAGGACATGGCCGGCGCCCTGAACCCCGACTACCTGTGGGACGCCACGATCGACAACCAGCTCCGGCTCCAGGAGGCGGGACGCGGGCACATCAAGATGATGACGATGGCCCCCGAGGTGCCCGGCGCGCACGACGTCATGCAGGTCGCATCCCAGGCAGGGATCGTGCTGGCTGTGGCGCATTCCCGGGCGAGCTATGAGGACGTGAACGGCGCCAT
Proteins encoded in this region:
- the nagA gene encoding N-acetylglucosamine-6-phosphate deacetylase: MDERLKTLADLPALGAEAFGDQPAYRPSGRLAPPVTYRQVYDSARGIAAFLREHGVRPGDSVGIYAPNMHEWAVAFWGIVLAGGVVVPVDYHNGPAEIAHVFAETGARWAFTTRRLVANLARLGLEGTIILDAGEADGGLRFRDVQAHRPGDEPVCAPEPTEPAVIISTSGTGNRSVGVVLTHRSILAGLPCVLSGLAITGADRFLSVIHLSHTFEITCGLVLPFMTGASVAYARDIKYTTVFRCMEEVRPTVVLGVPSMFRMLLENAVQRVTGERALSLAELESDRAVRAAHAEQVRQCFGGSVRHLVSGGAPLAASVSLAYRDVGIGLLQVYGLTETSGVCAFTPPAGCAPGSVGRALECARLRIESPDARGIGEICVAGDQLMAGYHNDPAATGAAVRDGWLHTGDLGRLDEDGFLFITGRSKDVIITGAGVNVSPEELEERIIRSPYISEVCVVGREKPDRTETVFAVVVPDLERVEAHAREEREAGRGAPALQELIRREIGRCTAGLARFKRVQDMQIRTHPLPRGADGRFVREAVKRESFSILGRMGVVAQPAPDAPPLVLTNATAITPFRVAHKSCIVIEGEKITQFGDFDSVYLPPNAEVVDLQGQYVVPGFVDLHVHGGGGHAFNTADEAGVEAILDYFISHGTTRLLATIQADERHRFLGAIEQVADFCRRGVRHGVLHGIHVEGPFVNKDMAGALNPDYLWDATIDNQLRLQEAGRGHIKMMTMAPEVPGAHDVMQVASQAGIVLAVAHSRASYEDVNGAIDLGLSQVTHIFNAMPPIHHRTPGVLTAAFLRRELKVHLIADGIHVHPAIVTLLHRLKGESGIILISDAVTPSGCEDGTYEFSDQEVTVRRGRAYLRDGTLAGSTVTLDRSVKFLVENTDIPIQEAVRMATLNPARALALDRQKGVIAVGRDADLVVLDKGLEVDTVLIGGRAVYRRPEGTALRPPGMPAGS
- a CDS encoding 4Fe-4S dicluster domain-containing protein — its product is MSRSDDHPDLAALEPAAQGQEAIDLRIVDEIVRRHGGEPGAAIPILQDIQSRYRYLPEAALRRVCALTEISPVQIQGISTFYAQFRHMPMGRHLISVCHGTACHVAGAQRISDALARHLGLSDGADTDARRLFTLQKVACLGCCSLAPVMSVDGEIYGHLTAGTVAAALDGFLRSRADAGRRRRRPALAAADRPAPEFRVSLVSCCVANGTLAVREALERELAHLGRPVRLRCSGCVGLCDIVPLVDYIAPDGILTRYTNVDPASVRGIVRRHVAPRGLLRRVESGYRHVVRALWDGSAWDRPEDHREALRADEIVAFTAKQTQIVMEGTDRLDPLDIDEYIARGGFRALEHCLAHRTRGEVIDGIDRAGLRGRGGGGFPTGRKWRTVAEQPGPVRYVVMNGDEGDPGAFMDRTLLEAVPYRVLEGIAIAAYAVGAEEGYLYVRNEYPRATESIRLAIENACERGYLGDRMPGGQFRLRLHVREGAGAFVCGEETGLLASLEGRRGTPRCRPPYPSEQGLWGRPTCINNVETYANVPWIMLHGPEEFRRIGTERSRGTKVFALAGAVRRGGLIEVPMGITIDEIVREIGGGVPEGHEFKAVQVGGPSGGCLPAAMGDTPVDYEELTDKGAMMGSGGIVVLDETACMVDVARFFLRFTQSESCGKCTFCRVGTRRMLEILDRLCEGRGAASDLDELEALGRQVAAASLCGLGQTAPNPVLTTLRYFRSEYEAHVEGRCPAHKCPDLIRFEIGDRCIGCTLCAQNCPAEAIPIRPYERHEIDQEKCVRCGSCRRICPADAVGVE
- a CDS encoding NAD(P)-binding protein — translated: MSIELTINGRRVAVAPGATILEAARRLGVDIPTICHRDGLPPWTSCSLCVVRVQGRRKLLPACSARAEAGMAVTTDSPEIRAARRTALELLLSDHRGDCVAPCALACPAGLDIPGFIAEVRAGRTREAAALIRKRIPLPGVLGRVCARYCERVCRRGESDEAIAVCALKRYAADADRQAAEPFRPQCASPSGRSVGIIGAGPAGLSAAYYLLEAGHACTVYEADAAAGGMLRRIPSFRLPRAVVNAEVDVILRMGCDLRLRTAVGRDVPMDVLRREHDAVFVAAGASDRPAPGIPGANLCVPADADLLRTLGLDASARGAAVDRQTMATSAEGVFAGGDVVSGPGSVVRAVAAGRRAAVSIGQYLSGAEVTGEPAAFHVRMGGLSEADRAQILGSVVPRARVPERREPAGPSAQGLSEVVQGLSDAEARQEAARCLQCDCLARDDCRLRRYAQEYGADAGRFRTLPRPVVREESAGGVVFEPAKCILCGLCVRIAEAHGEPLGIGFRRRGHDTHVDVPFGATLSDGLAATIRACADACPTGAIKIRACTPEQGPA
- a CDS encoding response regulator, which gives rise to MAKRVLLVDDDADLLAALRVVLEAEGYEVATATNGAEGWQAARESPPDLAVVDAMIDTFSEGVHLACRLRSDADLKAMPIIMVTAVNDELPYRLDGRGGPGGPCADRFMERPVDPSELLSAMAELLRS